A stretch of the Brevundimonas sp. MF30-B genome encodes the following:
- the acs gene encoding acetate--CoA ligase, whose product MPPEREIYPVDPAIAAGAHMDRDAYQTARKAARETPEAFWAEKARRLDWITPPTRIKDVSFDKADFHIRWFEDGVLNVSANCIDRHLPQRRDETAIVWEGDDPADSRRITYGELHAEVCRMANVMKAHGVKKGDRVTLYLPMIPEAAYAMLACARIGAVHSVVFGGFSHDSLCGRIEDCQSRLVITADEGLRGGKTIPLKANVDAALEKVSVDTVLVIRRTGADVPMIGGRDVDYSAAAAKVEADCPPEPMNAEDPLFILYTSGSTGKPKGVLHTTGGYLFWASWTHEIVFDHRAGELFWCTADVGWVTGHSYVVYGPLANGGATLMFEGVPNYPTVSRFWQVVDKHKVDVFYTAPTALRALMREGDAPVRETSRQSLRLLGTVGEPINPEAWRWYHEVVGDGRLPIVDTWWQTETGGILVSPLPGATDLKPGSATKPLPGVELQLVDAEGQVLDRAASGNLVITDSWPGQMRTVYGDPQRFFDTYFSTYPGKYFTGDGCRRDADGYYWITGRVDDVINVSGHRMGTAEVESALVLHDDVAEAAVVGFPHDIKGQGIYAYVTLNAGVEPNEDLRKALVAHVRKEIGPIAAPDVIQWAPGLPKTRSGKIMRRILRKIAENDIGALGDTSTLADPAVVDDLVRNRAS is encoded by the coding sequence ATGCCCCCCGAGCGTGAAATCTATCCCGTCGATCCGGCGATCGCGGCGGGGGCGCACATGGACCGCGACGCCTATCAGACCGCCCGCAAGGCGGCGCGCGAGACGCCCGAGGCCTTCTGGGCCGAGAAGGCCCGGCGGCTGGACTGGATCACGCCGCCGACCAGGATCAAGGACGTCTCCTTCGACAAGGCCGACTTCCACATCCGCTGGTTCGAGGACGGCGTGCTGAACGTCTCGGCCAACTGCATCGACCGCCACCTGCCCCAGCGCCGCGACGAGACCGCCATAGTCTGGGAGGGCGACGATCCCGCCGACAGCCGACGCATCACCTATGGCGAACTGCACGCCGAGGTCTGCCGCATGGCCAATGTCATGAAGGCCCATGGGGTGAAGAAGGGCGACCGCGTCACCCTGTATCTGCCGATGATCCCGGAGGCGGCCTACGCCATGCTGGCCTGCGCGCGGATCGGCGCGGTGCATTCGGTCGTGTTCGGCGGCTTCTCGCACGACAGCCTGTGCGGGCGGATCGAGGACTGCCAGTCGCGCCTGGTCATCACCGCCGACGAGGGGCTGCGCGGCGGCAAGACCATTCCGCTGAAGGCCAATGTCGATGCGGCTCTGGAAAAGGTTTCGGTGGACACCGTCCTGGTCATCCGGCGCACCGGCGCGGACGTGCCGATGATAGGGGGCCGAGACGTCGACTATTCCGCCGCCGCCGCCAAGGTCGAGGCCGACTGCCCGCCCGAGCCGATGAACGCCGAGGATCCGCTGTTCATCCTCTACACTTCGGGCTCGACGGGCAAACCCAAGGGGGTGCTGCACACCACCGGCGGCTATCTGTTCTGGGCGTCATGGACGCACGAGATCGTCTTCGACCACCGCGCGGGCGAGCTGTTCTGGTGCACCGCCGACGTGGGCTGGGTGACGGGCCACAGCTATGTCGTCTATGGCCCGCTGGCCAACGGCGGGGCGACGCTCATGTTCGAGGGCGTGCCCAACTATCCGACCGTCAGCCGCTTCTGGCAGGTGGTGGACAAGCACAAGGTCGATGTCTTCTACACCGCACCCACGGCCCTGCGCGCCCTGATGCGCGAGGGCGACGCCCCGGTGCGCGAGACCAGCCGCCAGTCGCTGCGTCTGCTGGGCACGGTGGGCGAACCGATCAATCCCGAGGCCTGGCGCTGGTATCACGAGGTGGTGGGCGACGGCCGCCTGCCCATCGTCGACACCTGGTGGCAGACCGAGACGGGCGGCATCCTGGTCTCGCCCCTGCCGGGCGCGACGGACCTGAAACCCGGATCGGCGACCAAGCCCCTGCCGGGGGTCGAGCTTCAGCTGGTCGACGCCGAGGGCCAGGTGCTGGACCGGGCGGCGTCCGGCAATCTGGTCATCACCGACAGCTGGCCCGGCCAGATGCGCACCGTCTATGGCGATCCGCAGCGCTTCTTTGACACCTATTTCTCGACCTATCCGGGTAAGTATTTCACCGGCGACGGCTGTCGCCGCGACGCGGACGGCTACTACTGGATCACCGGCCGGGTGGACGACGTCATCAATGTGTCGGGCCATCGCATGGGCACCGCCGAGGTCGAGAGCGCCCTGGTGCTGCACGACGACGTGGCCGAGGCGGCGGTCGTCGGCTTCCCTCACGACATCAAGGGCCAGGGCATCTACGCCTATGTCACCCTCAACGCCGGGGTCGAGCCGAACGAGGACCTGCGTAAGGCCCTGGTCGCCCATGTGCGCAAGGAGATCGGGCCGATCGCAGCGCCCGACGTGATCCAGTGGGCGCCGGGCCTGCCAAAGACGCGGTCGGGCAAGATCATGCGCCGGATTCTGCGCAAGATCGCCGAAAACGACATCGGCGCCCTGGGCGACACCTCCACCCTGGCCGACCCCGCGGTCGTCGACGATCTGGTGCGAAACCGGGCGAGCTGA